The proteins below come from a single Streptomyces sp. SCSIO 75703 genomic window:
- a CDS encoding cytochrome P450, whose amino-acid sequence MPEQPITVLDPQAPDHHAEHRALRALGPATKVDILGVTAWSVTDPALLKQLLTSPRVSKDLRAHWPAFAETVATWPLALWISAGNMFTAFGADHRRLRRLVSPAFVPRRVQALRPGVEEIVSGLLDGLAALPCDEPVDLREHLAHPLPIAVIGRLMGIPEDQRPRFRVLVDGVFATTLTADQAAANAAELYGALDRLISAKRARPGDDMTSLLLSARDEEGDGGGLTGEEVRDTLLLMISAGYETTVNVIDQALTALLADPAHLGHLRAGRTDWSDVVEETLRHEPAVKHLPLRCALADIPLPDGRVIARGDAILASYGAANRHPGWHGESADLFDATRAAKDHLAFGHGVHFCLGAPLARLEVATALRLFFARFPAARLAVPVEELRPLPTLISNGHTALPVRLGPA is encoded by the coding sequence GTGCCCGAGCAGCCGATCACCGTCCTCGACCCGCAGGCACCCGACCACCACGCCGAACACCGGGCGCTGCGCGCCCTGGGACCGGCGACCAAGGTGGACATCCTCGGCGTGACCGCCTGGTCGGTCACCGACCCGGCGCTGCTCAAACAACTCCTCACCAGCCCGCGGGTCTCGAAGGACCTGCGGGCGCACTGGCCGGCGTTCGCCGAGACGGTGGCCACCTGGCCCCTCGCCCTGTGGATCAGCGCGGGCAACATGTTCACCGCTTTCGGCGCGGACCACCGCAGGCTGCGCCGACTGGTGTCGCCGGCGTTCGTGCCGCGCCGCGTCCAGGCGCTGCGGCCGGGCGTGGAGGAGATCGTGTCCGGCCTGCTCGACGGCCTCGCCGCACTGCCCTGCGACGAACCTGTCGACCTGCGGGAACATCTCGCCCACCCGCTGCCGATCGCGGTCATCGGCCGGCTCATGGGCATCCCCGAGGACCAACGCCCGCGGTTCCGCGTCCTGGTGGACGGCGTCTTCGCCACCACCCTCACCGCCGACCAGGCCGCCGCCAACGCCGCCGAACTGTACGGGGCCCTCGACCGGCTGATCTCCGCCAAACGCGCCCGGCCCGGCGACGACATGACCTCCCTGCTCCTCTCGGCCCGCGACGAGGAGGGCGACGGCGGCGGCCTGACCGGCGAGGAGGTACGGGACACGCTGCTGCTGATGATCAGCGCCGGGTACGAGACCACGGTCAACGTCATCGACCAGGCGCTGACCGCCCTGCTGGCCGACCCGGCCCACCTCGGCCACCTGCGGGCCGGCCGCACCGACTGGTCCGACGTGGTCGAGGAGACCCTGCGTCACGAACCCGCCGTCAAACACCTGCCGTTGCGCTGCGCCCTCGCGGACATCCCCCTGCCCGACGGCCGGGTCATCGCCCGGGGCGACGCGATCCTCGCCTCGTACGGCGCGGCCAACCGGCACCCCGGCTGGCACGGCGAGTCCGCCGACCTCTTCGACGCCACGCGGGCCGCGAAGGACCACCTGGCCTTCGGTCACGGGGTGCACTTCTGCCTCGGCGCCCCGCTGGCACGCCTCGAAGTGGCCACCGCCCTGCGCCTGTTCTTCGCCCGGTTCCCGGCCGCCCGGCTCGCCGTCCCGGTGGAGGAACTGCGCCCGTTGCCCACCCTGATCAGCAACGGCCACACCGCGCTGCCGGTCCGTCTGGGCCCGGCCTGA
- a CDS encoding DEAD/DEAH box helicase yields the protein MGRGERDVVDGGGRLLEAAEALLQDHERAVEAVRAALRPLHDAAVERELDAIPVARLQEVTEGRLRLGTVEKSGLRTVAQVLGAGPYRLRQIPGVGALTADQLLAAARRLSEAAYETVAVHIDVDRPEERTTALVGALHVLVEAGPEARRAADAAAGLRTRLAPALEEAAPAAGRLRMLLSGRERKARVLAAVARVRDLVAEAERAGLPALIAQASVDLLRGPATDVAAWVDFELRSAEYYSLLAEITGRAPDAAAAEGFLPDGIAERVRDQRLDDSLRRVSLRGYQAFGARFALAQGKVVLGDEMGLGKTVQAIAALAHLAGEGHRRFLVVCPPSVLVNWTREIETRSTLRTTLLHGPGRHGAFTDWTARGGVGLTTFDALRGFPVPDGQDLGMLVVDEAHYVKNPEAQRSQAVARWAERCPRVLFLTGTPMENRVGEFRNLVRMLDPALADALGDGDAPAGSAAFRTAVAPVYLRRNQDDVLTELPSLQHTDEWEEPSACDADAYREAVRAGNFMAMRRAAYLRPEGSAKLERLREIVREAGENGRKTVVFSVFRDVLDTVGEALAADGATVLGPLTGSVPAARRQRLVDEFAAVAGPAVLAAQIQAAGVGLNLQAASVVVLCEPQVKPTLEHQAVARAHRMGQVRPVRVHRLLTTGGVDERLVRLLENKTRLFDAYARRSAVAEASPDAVDVSDTEIARRIVEEEQARLGVRAAAGAAGAAGTGEATGTAGTAGDGIGADEVGVDAG from the coding sequence ATGGGGCGTGGTGAGCGGGATGTGGTGGACGGCGGGGGGCGGCTGCTGGAGGCGGCCGAGGCCCTGCTCCAGGATCACGAGCGGGCCGTGGAGGCGGTACGGGCGGCCCTGAGGCCGCTGCACGACGCCGCCGTGGAACGCGAACTGGACGCCATCCCCGTCGCCCGCCTCCAGGAGGTCACGGAGGGGCGGCTGCGGCTCGGCACCGTCGAGAAGAGCGGCCTGCGCACCGTCGCCCAGGTGCTCGGCGCCGGGCCCTACCGGCTGCGGCAGATACCCGGCGTCGGCGCCCTCACCGCCGACCAGCTCCTCGCCGCCGCCCGGCGCCTGTCAGAGGCCGCGTACGAGACCGTCGCCGTCCACATCGACGTGGACCGGCCCGAGGAGCGGACCACCGCCCTCGTCGGCGCCCTGCACGTCCTCGTCGAGGCCGGTCCCGAGGCGCGGCGCGCCGCCGACGCCGCCGCCGGGCTCCGTACCCGGCTCGCCCCGGCGCTGGAGGAGGCCGCGCCCGCCGCGGGGCGGTTGCGGATGCTGCTGTCCGGACGGGAACGCAAGGCCCGCGTCCTGGCCGCCGTCGCACGGGTACGGGACCTGGTCGCCGAGGCCGAACGGGCCGGGCTGCCCGCGCTGATCGCCCAGGCGTCCGTGGACCTGCTGCGCGGACCCGCCACCGACGTCGCCGCCTGGGTCGACTTCGAACTGCGCTCCGCCGAGTACTACAGCCTCCTGGCCGAGATCACCGGGCGGGCCCCCGACGCCGCGGCGGCCGAGGGCTTCCTGCCCGACGGCATCGCCGAACGCGTCCGCGACCAGCGCCTCGACGACTCCCTCCGACGGGTCTCGCTCCGCGGCTACCAGGCGTTCGGGGCGCGGTTCGCCCTCGCCCAGGGCAAGGTCGTGCTCGGCGACGAGATGGGGCTCGGCAAGACCGTGCAGGCCATCGCCGCGCTGGCCCACCTGGCGGGCGAGGGACACCGCCGCTTCCTGGTGGTCTGCCCGCCCAGCGTCCTCGTCAACTGGACGCGCGAGATCGAGACCCGCAGCACCCTGCGCACCACGCTGCTCCACGGACCCGGCCGGCACGGCGCGTTCACCGACTGGACGGCACGCGGCGGGGTCGGCCTGACCACCTTCGACGCGCTGCGGGGCTTTCCCGTGCCCGACGGCCAGGACCTCGGGATGCTTGTCGTCGACGAGGCGCACTACGTCAAGAACCCCGAGGCCCAGCGGTCCCAGGCGGTCGCCCGGTGGGCCGAGCGCTGCCCGCGCGTCCTCTTCCTGACCGGCACCCCCATGGAGAACCGGGTCGGCGAGTTCCGCAACCTGGTCCGGATGCTCGACCCCGCCCTCGCGGACGCCCTCGGCGACGGGGACGCCCCGGCCGGCTCGGCCGCCTTCCGCACGGCGGTGGCCCCCGTCTACCTGCGCCGCAACCAGGACGACGTCCTCACCGAACTGCCGAGCCTCCAGCACACCGACGAGTGGGAGGAGCCCAGCGCCTGCGACGCGGACGCCTACCGGGAGGCCGTACGCGCCGGGAACTTCATGGCGATGCGCCGGGCCGCGTACCTGCGCCCCGAGGGTTCGGCCAAGCTGGAGCGGCTCCGGGAGATCGTCCGCGAGGCCGGCGAGAACGGCCGGAAGACGGTCGTCTTCTCCGTCTTCCGGGACGTGCTGGACACGGTCGGCGAGGCCCTCGCCGCCGACGGGGCGACCGTGCTCGGGCCGCTCACCGGCAGCGTCCCGGCCGCCCGGCGCCAGCGCCTGGTCGACGAGTTCGCCGCCGTGGCCGGCCCGGCGGTGCTGGCCGCGCAGATCCAGGCGGCCGGCGTCGGCCTCAACCTCCAGGCCGCCTCCGTCGTTGTCCTGTGCGAACCCCAGGTCAAGCCGACCCTCGAACACCAGGCCGTCGCGCGGGCCCACCGCATGGGCCAGGTCCGGCCCGTCCGCGTGCACCGCCTGCTGACGACCGGCGGCGTCGACGAACGCCTGGTCCGGCTGCTGGAGAACAAGACCCGCCTCTTCGACGCCTACGCCCGGCGCAGCGCCGTCGCCGAGGCCAGCCCCGACGCCGTCGACGTCTCCGACACGGAGATCGCCCGCCGGATCGTCGAGGAGGAGCAGGCCCGCCTCGGCGTGCGGGCCGCGGCAGGGGCGGCCGGGGCGGCCGGGACCGGCGAGGCCACCGGGACCGCCGGGACCGCCGGGGACGGGATCGGGGCGGACGAGGTCGGCGTGGACGCGGGCTGA
- a CDS encoding carbon starvation CstA family protein gives MAIWTAVAALGATGWSVLALSRGEKVSAIWIVAAAIGSYLIAQRFYARFIARKVLKVDDRRATPAERFDDGVDYHPTDKRVLFGHHFAAIAGAGPLVGPVLAAQMGYLPGTVWIIVGVIFAGAVQDMVVLFFSMRRDGKSLGQMAREEIGRVGGIAALISVFAIMIIILAVLAMIVVNALAESAWGTFSIAMTMPIALFMGCYLRYLRPGRVTEVSLIGFVLLIAAILGGNWVADSSFADAFVLSPTTLAFCLVVYGFVASVLPVWLLLAPRDYLSTFMKVGVIVLLAVGVLFAMPDLTVDPISSFAREGNGPVFAGGLFPFAFITIACGALSGFHALISSGTTPKMIEKESHVPLIGYGSMLMESFVAIMALVAACILDPGLYYAMNAPAGVLGDSLQSASDAVAGFGFHITPETLRQMAESVGEESLVARTGGAPTLAVGIAVILSKAFGSDGMMSFWYHFAIMFEALFILTAVDAGTRVGRFMLQDTLGNVAPRFRDKDWRPGIWITSAVVVLAWGYFLWVGVTDPLGGINQLFPLFGTANQLLASIALAISTALLIKSGRLKWAWVTGVPLAWALAITMTASWQKVFSDNPAIGFFAQRAKYQDALDQGTVLAPAKSLDDMATVVTNSTVTGTLSVVFAVLTIVVVFACARTAVKAIRNGGSLPLAEAEYVESRIPSRREPEAPDAVSAGTR, from the coding sequence GACCGGCGCGCCACCCCGGCCGAGCGGTTCGACGACGGCGTCGACTACCACCCGACCGACAAACGTGTCCTCTTCGGCCACCACTTCGCGGCCATCGCGGGCGCGGGTCCCCTGGTCGGTCCCGTGCTCGCCGCGCAGATGGGTTATCTGCCGGGCACTGTCTGGATCATCGTCGGTGTGATCTTCGCGGGCGCGGTCCAGGACATGGTGGTCCTGTTCTTCTCGATGCGCCGCGACGGCAAGTCGCTCGGGCAGATGGCCCGCGAGGAGATCGGCCGGGTCGGTGGCATCGCGGCGCTCATCTCGGTCTTCGCCATCATGATCATCATTCTGGCCGTGCTCGCGATGATCGTGGTCAACGCCCTCGCCGAGTCCGCGTGGGGCACCTTCTCGATCGCGATGACCATGCCGATCGCCCTGTTCATGGGTTGCTACCTGCGCTATCTGCGGCCGGGCCGGGTCACCGAGGTCAGCCTGATCGGCTTCGTCCTGCTCATCGCGGCCATCCTCGGTGGCAACTGGGTCGCCGATTCCTCGTTCGCCGACGCCTTCGTCCTGTCGCCCACGACGCTGGCGTTCTGCCTGGTGGTCTATGGCTTCGTGGCCTCGGTCCTGCCCGTGTGGCTGCTGCTCGCACCGCGCGACTACCTCTCCACCTTCATGAAGGTCGGGGTGATCGTGCTGCTCGCGGTCGGTGTCCTGTTCGCGATGCCGGATCTCACGGTCGACCCGATCTCCAGTTTCGCCCGCGAGGGCAACGGGCCGGTGTTCGCCGGCGGGCTCTTCCCCTTCGCCTTCATCACCATCGCGTGTGGCGCCCTCTCCGGCTTCCACGCGCTGATCTCCTCGGGCACCACCCCGAAGATGATCGAGAAGGAGTCGCACGTCCCCCTCATCGGCTACGGCTCGATGCTGATGGAGTCCTTCGTCGCGATCATGGCCCTGGTGGCCGCGTGCATCCTCGACCCAGGTCTGTACTACGCGATGAACGCCCCGGCAGGAGTCCTCGGTGACAGCCTGCAGTCCGCGTCCGACGCGGTCGCCGGCTTCGGTTTCCACATCACCCCCGAGACCTTGCGGCAGATGGCGGAATCGGTCGGTGAGGAGTCGCTCGTCGCCCGTACCGGCGGCGCGCCGACGCTCGCGGTCGGCATCGCGGTGATCCTCTCGAAGGCCTTCGGCAGCGACGGCATGATGTCCTTCTGGTACCACTTCGCCATCATGTTCGAGGCGTTGTTCATCCTCACCGCCGTGGACGCCGGTACGCGCGTGGGCCGCTTCATGCTCCAGGACACGCTCGGCAACGTCGCACCGCGGTTCAGGGACAAGGACTGGCGGCCCGGCATCTGGATCACGTCGGCCGTGGTCGTCCTCGCCTGGGGCTACTTCCTCTGGGTCGGTGTCACCGACCCGCTCGGCGGCATCAACCAGCTCTTCCCGCTCTTCGGCACGGCCAACCAGTTGCTCGCCTCCATCGCCCTGGCCATCTCCACCGCCCTCCTGATCAAGTCGGGCCGTCTCAAGTGGGCCTGGGTGACCGGGGTTCCGCTGGCCTGGGCGCTCGCGATCACCATGACCGCCTCGTGGCAGAAGGTGTTCTCCGACAACCCGGCGATCGGCTTCTTCGCCCAGCGCGCCAAGTACCAGGACGCGCTCGACCAGGGCACCGTCCTGGCCCCCGCCAAGTCCCTGGACGACATGGCGACCGTCGTCACCAACTCGACGGTCACCGGCACCCTGTCGGTGGTGTTCGCGGTGCTGACCATCGTCGTGGTGTTCGCCTGCGCCCGGACCGCGGTCAAGGCGATACGCAACGGTGGCTCGCTGCCGCTCGCGGAGGCCGAGTACGTCGAGTCCCGGATCCCGTCACGCCGAGAGCCCGAGGCCCCCGACGCGGTGTCGGCGGGCACCCGGTGA
- a CDS encoding CstA-like transporter-associated (seleno)protein encodes MTAPGGAPHGMVRGGLLERARRGAAWVRWYVAELNGEHAYGRYVEHTRASGRPVLSRQEFERDRLDRRGRDPREGGRCC; translated from the coding sequence GTGACGGCGCCCGGTGGCGCCCCGCACGGCATGGTGCGGGGCGGCCTCCTCGAACGCGCCCGCCGCGGTGCCGCATGGGTCCGCTGGTACGTGGCGGAGCTGAACGGCGAGCACGCGTACGGCCGTTACGTGGAGCACACCCGGGCATCGGGCCGACCGGTGCTCAGCCGCCAGGAGTTCGAACGCGACCGCCTCGACCGCAGGGGCCGTGACCCCCGCGAGGGCGGACGATGCTGCTGA